A single Natrinema pellirubrum DSM 15624 DNA region contains:
- a CDS encoding PAS domain-containing protein, with protein MTRSKLQQTGTEINYLSADGVDEALQSLATDRIDCIVTAYSLEDSDGIGLTESIRQQNDEIPIILFTGQGSEEIASKATRAGVSDYLPIRSERDNFTLLAARIRTLASAARKQQEAEQTKRRFRRTLERATDAIYAVDGDWRIEYMNEKMADRIDREPDAVVGRTIWEEFPSIVGTELEDKYRTAMETGEPVSFEQRLGGPFDYWVEVRAFPDDDGLTVFSREITTERERELELERSDLILENIHDVVFVLDEQGDIEFANTAAKQLLAGDRSAQFTGQQLETVVGDRISESDATRFSQAVRSTLDGIEGDSGLTGLYDADLQLDILSGTSERTLDVRVTPFQSQKNKQVLVVARDVTEQSEVKRQLERERDALQALQTVMAESDVSAESRLQNLLAVGCQTLGLEIGLVSRIQESDYTVQAVHAPGADIEAGDQFDLEATYCAEVVSTDSVCSFADAVSDGKEAHPAYREFGLASYIGVPIVVDGTRYGTVNFSSPTTRVAPFGVLERTFVELLAQLVSAEISRSRDRAKLERQEFLFDRVQNIADVGIWEYFPSRGELTWSDGVRQIHGVDENYEPSLEEGLEFYHPDDREMITAAVDRAIENGEPYDLDLRIVRTDGEVRDVRAWGEYVDDTQRGDPALRGVFQDITERKTEGREHRELAEEYEALLETSGDAIFLLDVDTAGEDPSFEFARLSPGYETQTGLTTEEVRGKTPREVFGDEQGTDLEVNYTRCVDQGAPISYREELDIGDDARFWETSLAPVTVDGKTVRVVGIARNVTEQVERERELEATNQRLESLIEATPLTVMEIDTDGTVIRWNDEAENMFGWSREEVLGEFNPIVPDDQEAEFASHKQRALSGERIRAKEIRRETKDGDELDLLLSVAPITDSDGKTTSILAVLEDITEQKRLETRLRSLQETAQQLSGAESSEEIGAIAVDAAAEIIDLDITGIWEYDEREDALVPITETPTARDLFGASPRFTPGDGLAWDAFEAGETQVYDDVQTEGQPHNPNTEIQSEILVPLGEYGLISTGSISTQAFSETDIDLFRILGATVEAALARASREAELHRQNERLDQFASVVAHDLRNPLSVAMGFLEIAEETGNAEHFEKVESAHDRIERLIEDLLTLARVETTIENAEEIDLESITTEAWGYVDTDEATLTIADEVLTVTGDAGRLTQLFENLFRNAVEHGGDDVIVTVGRLDEDDGFYVADNGSGIPQERQEEVFNHGVTSSEGGTGFGLSIVADIAKAHDWTVSVTDGTDGGARFEFKRSK; from the coding sequence ATGACACGCTCCAAACTCCAACAGACCGGTACCGAGATCAACTATCTATCTGCGGACGGTGTCGACGAGGCGCTTCAGAGCCTTGCTACGGACCGAATCGATTGTATCGTCACGGCGTACTCGCTCGAAGATTCCGACGGAATCGGGCTTACGGAGTCGATCCGGCAGCAGAACGATGAAATTCCGATCATCCTATTTACCGGACAAGGGAGCGAGGAAATCGCGAGCAAAGCGACTCGTGCGGGCGTATCGGACTATCTCCCAATACGGTCGGAACGTGATAACTTCACACTACTTGCGGCCCGCATTCGAACACTTGCGAGCGCTGCACGGAAACAACAGGAGGCCGAGCAAACGAAACGACGCTTTCGACGAACGCTCGAACGCGCTACTGACGCGATTTACGCTGTCGATGGCGACTGGCGCATCGAGTATATGAACGAAAAAATGGCCGATCGAATCGATCGTGAACCAGACGCAGTCGTCGGAAGAACCATCTGGGAAGAGTTCCCGTCGATCGTCGGGACGGAACTCGAAGACAAGTATCGAACGGCGATGGAGACTGGTGAACCGGTATCGTTCGAACAGCGTCTGGGAGGGCCGTTCGACTACTGGGTCGAAGTGCGAGCGTTCCCAGATGACGACGGTCTGACCGTCTTTTCGCGCGAAATTACTACTGAGCGAGAACGAGAACTGGAGCTAGAGCGTAGTGACCTTATTCTGGAGAACATCCACGACGTTGTGTTCGTACTCGACGAGCAGGGTGATATCGAGTTCGCGAATACGGCTGCGAAGCAGTTGCTAGCAGGAGATCGGTCGGCCCAGTTCACGGGACAACAGCTTGAAACCGTCGTCGGTGACCGCATTAGCGAGTCCGATGCAACGCGATTCTCCCAGGCAGTCAGATCGACACTTGACGGGATAGAGGGCGATAGTGGTCTCACTGGTCTGTACGATGCGGATCTCCAACTCGACATTCTGTCCGGGACCAGTGAACGAACGCTCGACGTTCGGGTCACGCCGTTCCAGAGTCAAAAAAACAAGCAAGTACTCGTCGTCGCTCGAGACGTTACCGAACAAAGCGAGGTGAAGCGTCAATTGGAACGAGAGCGGGACGCACTTCAGGCCCTCCAAACTGTCATGGCAGAAAGCGACGTCTCAGCCGAGTCACGACTCCAGAACCTACTGGCAGTCGGCTGTCAGACCCTCGGACTCGAAATCGGACTCGTCTCACGGATTCAGGAGAGCGACTACACAGTCCAAGCAGTTCACGCACCAGGGGCCGATATCGAAGCTGGTGATCAGTTCGATCTCGAGGCGACGTACTGTGCGGAAGTCGTTAGCACGGATTCGGTCTGTTCGTTCGCAGACGCCGTTAGCGACGGAAAAGAGGCCCACCCTGCCTATCGTGAATTCGGGTTAGCGTCGTACATCGGCGTGCCCATCGTCGTTGATGGTACCCGCTATGGGACAGTCAATTTCTCGAGTCCAACGACGCGAGTCGCTCCGTTCGGAGTACTTGAACGAACGTTCGTCGAGTTGTTAGCTCAACTCGTGAGTGCCGAGATTTCGCGCAGTCGTGACCGGGCCAAACTTGAGCGTCAAGAGTTCTTGTTCGACCGCGTCCAGAATATCGCAGATGTCGGTATCTGGGAGTACTTCCCATCGAGAGGCGAACTCACATGGTCTGACGGGGTCCGCCAGATTCATGGTGTCGACGAGAATTACGAGCCATCACTTGAGGAGGGGCTCGAATTCTATCATCCTGACGACAGAGAGATGATTACCGCAGCAGTCGACCGGGCAATCGAAAACGGGGAGCCGTACGACCTCGACCTCCGGATCGTGCGAACCGACGGAGAGGTGCGTGACGTTCGGGCATGGGGAGAATACGTCGACGACACACAGCGCGGCGACCCAGCACTTCGGGGTGTTTTTCAGGATATAACGGAGCGAAAAACGGAAGGGCGTGAGCATCGAGAGCTCGCGGAGGAATACGAGGCGTTGCTCGAAACATCAGGGGACGCGATATTCTTGCTTGACGTCGATACTGCTGGTGAGGACCCATCCTTCGAGTTTGCTCGACTCAGCCCCGGATACGAGACACAGACCGGGCTCACAACTGAGGAAGTTCGCGGCAAGACCCCGCGAGAAGTGTTCGGCGACGAGCAGGGTACTGATCTCGAAGTCAATTACACTCGCTGCGTCGATCAGGGTGCCCCGATCTCGTATCGTGAAGAACTCGATATCGGTGACGATGCTCGGTTCTGGGAGACGAGTCTCGCACCGGTCACCGTCGATGGCAAGACCGTTCGAGTTGTGGGCATCGCTCGAAACGTCACCGAGCAGGTTGAGCGCGAGCGCGAACTCGAAGCAACGAACCAGCGACTGGAATCACTCATCGAGGCCACACCACTCACGGTCATGGAGATCGACACTGACGGCACCGTCATTCGTTGGAACGATGAGGCCGAAAATATGTTCGGCTGGTCGCGAGAAGAAGTACTTGGCGAGTTCAATCCGATAGTCCCGGATGACCAGGAGGCCGAGTTTGCGTCACACAAGCAGCGCGCCCTGAGCGGCGAGCGAATTCGAGCGAAGGAGATACGCCGGGAGACAAAAGACGGAGACGAGTTGGACCTGCTCTTGTCGGTCGCGCCGATTACAGATTCCGACGGGAAAACCACGAGCATCCTTGCCGTGTTGGAGGATATTACTGAACAGAAACGGTTGGAAACCCGCCTTCGATCCCTTCAGGAGACCGCACAGCAGCTTAGCGGTGCTGAATCAAGTGAAGAGATCGGAGCTATCGCCGTTGATGCGGCAGCCGAGATAATTGATCTTGATATTACTGGGATCTGGGAATACGACGAGCGAGAGGACGCACTCGTCCCAATCACAGAGACTCCCACAGCACGAGACCTATTTGGCGCTTCTCCCAGATTCACCCCCGGAGACGGTCTCGCTTGGGACGCGTTTGAGGCCGGAGAAACCCAGGTATATGATGATGTCCAGACCGAGGGTCAACCCCACAACCCGAACACAGAGATCCAAAGTGAGATTCTCGTCCCACTAGGAGAGTATGGGCTCATCTCGACAGGCTCGATTTCCACGCAGGCCTTTTCTGAGACAGATATCGATCTGTTTCGGATCCTCGGTGCGACTGTCGAGGCAGCACTCGCACGAGCGAGTCGAGAGGCGGAGTTACATCGACAGAACGAGCGACTTGACCAGTTCGCGAGCGTCGTTGCCCACGACTTGCGGAACCCGCTCTCCGTCGCAATGGGGTTTCTCGAGATCGCGGAGGAGACCGGGAACGCGGAACACTTTGAAAAAGTAGAATCTGCACACGACCGAATTGAGCGGCTCATCGAAGACCTCCTGACGCTGGCACGTGTGGAGACGACGATCGAGAATGCAGAAGAGATCGACCTCGAGAGTATTACAACGGAGGCGTGGGGATATGTTGACACGGACGAGGCAACGCTTACAATTGCAGATGAAGTCCTGACAGTCACCGGCGATGCAGGGCGGCTGACCCAGCTCTTTGAAAATCTTTTCCGGAATGCAGTCGAGCACGGTGGTGACGACGTTATAGTGACCGTGGGTCGACTAGACGAAGACGACGGATTCTACGTTGCGGATAACGGCAGCGGGATTCCACAGGAGCGCCAAGAGGAAGTATTCAATCACGGCGTCACGTCCAGCGAGGGGGGTACCGGATTCGGGCTCTCAATCGTGGCCGACATTGCGAAGGCACACGACTGGACGGTCTCGGTGACAGACGGAACCGATGGCGGAGCACGGTTCGAGTTCAAGCGGTCGAAATAG
- a CDS encoding MarR family transcriptional regulator: MPIDRDTFENTSEDELKELSVPDQVLGFLAANDDRAFKAHEIATQIGVDEGAVSTALSRLKDRDLVEHKATYWAVTDDTERLEGYSGYKRATELFNDRLGTEDKKAWREQAPQKPHPSVEGEQ, encoded by the coding sequence ATGCCTATCGACCGAGACACCTTCGAGAACACGAGCGAGGACGAACTCAAGGAACTATCCGTCCCCGATCAGGTCCTCGGTTTTCTCGCCGCCAACGACGATCGGGCATTCAAAGCCCACGAAATCGCCACCCAGATCGGGGTCGACGAGGGCGCAGTCAGTACCGCTCTCTCGCGGTTGAAGGACCGCGATCTCGTCGAACACAAGGCGACGTACTGGGCGGTGACTGATGACACCGAGCGCCTCGAAGGATACAGCGGATACAAGCGGGCGACCGAACTGTTCAACGACCGACTCGGTACCGAGGACAAGAAGGCGTGGCGCGAGCAAGCACCTCAGAAACCACACCCCAGCGTCGAGGGCGAACAGTGA
- a CDS encoding HAD-IIA family hydrolase produces the protein MIAEKFDVFLFDLDGVVYVGDEPLPDAVDSVTRLYEMDKELRFLTNDPRPTRRAVASDLREMGINAQEDEIVTSGWATAQYLSQQDVTTTAVVGSEGLKTELQTAGIEITDTDPEAMVVGANEETTYRDIRRATRHIDRGAAFVGTNPDGSFPTPDGPAPGAGAIVRAVEAAAGTEPTVVGKPEPLMFEMAIDGLSANMSAVVIGDNPATDVLGAHHAGHTGILVADEEPTATSARDRQEPELTISTLADLFTEEIEPWESPPYSWPDQIRPGVAAVVTTDSDEVLLLKRADTEQWALPTGSVERCEPVQEAISREVMEETGIRIQVEELTGVYSRPEQQVFSYPSGKTVHFITNCFRCTIEAGTAEADKEEALEVGFFGVNDLPSDILPMQPQWIADAIDMSGPCAIR, from the coding sequence ATGATTGCTGAGAAATTCGACGTGTTCTTGTTTGACCTCGATGGGGTGGTCTACGTTGGGGATGAGCCACTGCCTGATGCAGTTGACTCGGTAACCCGACTCTACGAGATGGACAAGGAGCTACGATTTCTAACGAACGATCCACGCCCGACGCGGCGGGCGGTCGCAAGCGATCTTCGAGAGATGGGGATCAACGCACAGGAAGACGAGATCGTCACGTCAGGCTGGGCGACTGCACAGTATCTCTCCCAGCAGGATGTGACCACGACCGCCGTCGTCGGCAGTGAAGGCTTGAAAACCGAACTCCAGACAGCGGGGATCGAGATTACGGACACAGATCCAGAAGCGATGGTTGTCGGCGCAAATGAGGAGACGACATACCGGGATATTCGGCGGGCAACGAGGCATATCGATCGGGGAGCAGCGTTCGTGGGGACCAACCCCGATGGGTCGTTCCCGACGCCGGATGGCCCTGCACCCGGAGCTGGGGCCATCGTCCGTGCAGTCGAAGCGGCCGCCGGAACGGAGCCGACGGTCGTCGGGAAACCCGAACCACTCATGTTCGAGATGGCCATCGATGGACTGTCCGCTAATATGAGCGCTGTCGTGATCGGGGATAACCCGGCCACGGACGTACTCGGTGCACACCACGCGGGGCACACTGGGATTCTGGTAGCCGACGAAGAACCGACTGCTACATCCGCTCGTGACCGACAGGAGCCAGAACTGACGATTTCGACGCTTGCTGACCTGTTTACTGAGGAAATCGAGCCGTGGGAATCGCCGCCATATTCGTGGCCGGATCAGATTCGGCCGGGCGTCGCGGCGGTCGTGACTACCGATTCGGATGAGGTGCTGTTGTTAAAACGCGCTGATACGGAACAGTGGGCGCTTCCAACGGGCTCGGTCGAACGGTGTGAGCCAGTCCAAGAGGCAATTTCACGGGAAGTCATGGAGGAAACGGGAATCCGTATCCAGGTCGAGGAGTTAACCGGTGTGTATTCCCGCCCTGAGCAACAGGTGTTTTCGTATCCATCCGGAAAGACAGTCCACTTCATTACGAACTGCTTCCGGTGTACCATCGAAGCGGGGACAGCCGAAGCCGATAAAGAGGAAGCACTTGAGGTCGGATTCTTCGGCGTAAACGACTTGCCGTCCGACATCCTTCCGATGCAGCCACAGTGGATTGCTGATGCCATTGATATGAGTGGCCCCTGTGCAATTCGATAA
- a CDS encoding IclR family transcriptional regulator, whose amino-acid sequence MDADDSSDSPRRIKSIQTASAILEAIQHLEAPTFTDLCGEVDISKGTVHTYLETLESEGFITKSGNEYRLGVRLVTMGESVRNQTDIYRAGQDEVEKLAEKTGEWVHLTVECQGQEVTLYESSGDRAIAMDYHLRMRESPQYLYHTAAGKAMLACFDRDRVRELVNRQGFVQRTEKTITDLETLFEELDRIQTQGYAVNDEEEVRGMRSVGTAITGPDAAVCGAISVTAPTSRLSGDYFESEIPELVMEAANIIEVNLETAGVKQPR is encoded by the coding sequence ATGGACGCCGACGACTCGAGCGATTCACCACGCCGTATCAAATCGATTCAGACAGCGAGTGCTATCTTGGAAGCGATTCAGCATCTCGAGGCACCGACGTTTACCGATCTCTGCGGCGAGGTCGATATTTCGAAGGGGACGGTCCATACGTATCTCGAGACCCTAGAGAGCGAGGGGTTCATCACGAAATCGGGGAACGAGTATCGACTCGGGGTACGGCTGGTAACGATGGGGGAAAGCGTTCGAAACCAGACGGATATCTACCGCGCAGGGCAAGACGAAGTAGAAAAACTCGCCGAGAAGACGGGCGAGTGGGTACATCTGACGGTCGAGTGTCAGGGGCAGGAAGTGACGCTCTACGAAAGTAGCGGTGACAGGGCGATCGCGATGGATTACCACCTCCGAATGCGGGAGTCACCGCAGTACCTGTACCACACGGCAGCTGGAAAGGCGATGCTCGCGTGTTTCGATCGAGACCGGGTCCGGGAGTTGGTCAACCGACAGGGGTTCGTCCAACGAACCGAAAAGACGATTACCGATCTCGAAACGTTGTTCGAGGAACTCGACCGGATCCAAACTCAGGGGTACGCAGTCAACGATGAAGAGGAAGTACGAGGAATGCGCTCCGTCGGCACTGCAATCACGGGACCCGATGCCGCCGTCTGTGGGGCAATAAGTGTGACAGCACCGACCAGTCGTCTCTCCGGGGACTACTTCGAATCCGAGATTCCCGAGTTAGTTATGGAAGCGGCCAATATCATCGAAGTGAACCTCGAGACGGCTGGCGTCAAACAGCCACGCTAA
- the gdhB gene encoding glutamate dehydrogenase GdhB — protein MTQKQTTHAESDSESTTESPLETARRQLRTAASRTDVDDGVIERLKHPTRVVEVSIPLERDDGSVDVFTGYRAQHDDVRGPYKGGLRYHPEVNADECVGLAMWMTWKCAVMDIPFGGGKGGIVVDPKDLSDDEKERLTRRFAEEIRDEVGPSRDIPAPDMGTDAQTMAWFMDAYSMQEGETIPGVVTGKPPVIGGSYGREEAPGRSVAIVAREAVEYYDERLEDVSIAVQGYGSVGANAARLLDEWGADIVAVSDVNGGLYDPDGLDTQDVPSHKEEPEGVLRYDSSKTVSNEELLELDVDVLIPAAIGNVITADNADRIQADIIVEGANGPTTSTADTILHERGKHVIPDILANAGGVTVSYFEWLQDINRRTWSKERVNDELESAMLDAWADVKAEVDARGLSWRDAAYVVALNRIGEAKEARGLWP, from the coding sequence ATGACACAGAAACAGACCACTCACGCGGAATCGGACAGCGAATCGACGACCGAATCACCCCTCGAAACTGCTCGCCGGCAGCTCCGCACCGCTGCGAGCCGGACCGATGTCGACGACGGCGTCATCGAACGCCTCAAACACCCGACCAGAGTCGTCGAGGTCTCCATTCCGCTCGAGCGGGACGACGGCTCCGTCGACGTCTTTACCGGCTATCGCGCACAGCACGATGACGTTCGCGGCCCCTACAAGGGCGGCCTCCGCTATCACCCCGAAGTGAACGCCGACGAGTGCGTCGGCCTCGCGATGTGGATGACCTGGAAATGTGCCGTGATGGACATCCCGTTCGGCGGCGGGAAAGGCGGCATCGTCGTCGATCCGAAAGACCTCAGCGACGACGAGAAAGAACGGCTGACCCGACGGTTCGCTGAAGAGATCCGAGACGAGGTCGGTCCCAGCAGGGACATCCCCGCACCCGATATGGGCACCGACGCACAGACGATGGCCTGGTTCATGGACGCATACAGCATGCAGGAAGGGGAAACGATCCCCGGCGTCGTCACCGGCAAACCACCCGTCATCGGTGGGAGTTACGGTCGAGAGGAAGCCCCCGGACGGAGCGTCGCCATCGTCGCACGGGAAGCGGTCGAGTACTACGACGAGCGTCTCGAGGACGTGTCGATCGCAGTGCAAGGGTACGGAAGCGTCGGTGCGAACGCCGCCCGCCTGCTTGATGAGTGGGGTGCGGACATCGTTGCCGTCAGCGACGTCAACGGTGGACTGTACGACCCGGACGGCCTGGATACACAGGACGTTCCGTCCCACAAGGAGGAGCCGGAAGGCGTGCTGCGGTACGACAGTTCGAAGACGGTTTCCAACGAGGAACTCCTCGAGTTGGACGTAGACGTTCTCATCCCGGCCGCCATCGGGAACGTCATTACGGCCGACAATGCGGATCGAATTCAGGCCGACATCATCGTCGAGGGCGCAAACGGTCCGACGACCTCGACCGCGGACACGATCCTTCACGAGCGTGGCAAACACGTCATTCCCGACATCCTCGCGAATGCCGGCGGTGTCACCGTCTCCTACTTCGAGTGGCTCCAGGACATTAACCGCCGAACGTGGTCCAAGGAGCGAGTCAACGACGAACTCGAATCGGCGATGCTCGACGCGTGGGCCGACGTGAAAGCGGAAGTCGACGCCCGAGGACTGAGTTGGCGGGACGCGGCGTACGTCGTGGCGCTCAACCGCATCGGCGAGGCAAAGGAAGCCCGGGGACTCTGGCCATAG
- a CDS encoding class-III pyridoxal-phosphate-dependent aminotransferase produces the protein MQRQKAEPSVQNLPGPKAEEWVDFHHESAATSTYVYDFVWDITEDAEGPFCTDPDGNVLLDFTSHVAAAPLGYNNPKLMDKLKEFDLVDPLKIAGQDFYVSTGGTPEDTELPGPAHLMNTLTDITDQYGMDTVFLSNSGAEAVENAMKVCYDNCEQPKYGLTFEGAFHGRTLGALSLNRSKSVHRRGFPELSGIHDVPHSMAGVERLREKLDPKHGHIPPEQVAFLILEPVQGEGGYQVPEPEFMRAVNDLCTEHDIPLIADEIQSGVGRTGKMWASNHYDFEPDVITSAKALRVGATISSEEIFPDEKSRLSSTWGAGDILSSIQGTLTVAAIQEHDLLTHAEQAGERFVGQLEELQADHPETVVDVRGLGLMTAIEFDTKERREAVVDAALKRGLLTLGCGQKTLRLLPPLDVRDRELDIAVDLLDDAIDHVGS, from the coding sequence ATGCAGAGACAAAAAGCTGAGCCATCAGTCCAAAACTTACCAGGACCAAAGGCCGAAGAGTGGGTCGATTTTCACCACGAGTCGGCAGCAACGAGTACATACGTCTATGACTTCGTCTGGGACATCACCGAAGACGCTGAAGGGCCGTTCTGTACGGATCCCGACGGGAACGTGCTGCTCGACTTTACGAGCCACGTCGCCGCTGCGCCGCTGGGCTACAACAACCCGAAGCTGATGGACAAACTGAAGGAGTTCGACCTCGTCGACCCGCTGAAGATTGCGGGGCAGGACTTCTATGTCAGTACCGGTGGAACGCCGGAAGACACGGAACTTCCGGGCCCCGCCCATCTCATGAACACGCTGACGGATATTACCGATCAGTACGGGATGGATACGGTCTTCCTGTCGAACTCCGGAGCCGAGGCGGTCGAGAACGCGATGAAGGTCTGTTACGATAACTGTGAGCAGCCCAAATACGGCCTCACGTTCGAGGGCGCGTTCCACGGGCGTACGCTCGGAGCGCTCTCGCTGAACCGGTCGAAATCCGTCCACCGCCGTGGATTCCCCGAACTCAGCGGCATCCACGACGTCCCCCACAGTATGGCCGGCGTCGAACGCCTCCGCGAGAAACTCGACCCCAAACACGGCCACATCCCGCCGGAACAGGTCGCCTTCCTCATCCTCGAGCCGGTCCAGGGCGAAGGCGGCTACCAAGTCCCGGAGCCGGAGTTCATGCGTGCGGTCAATGACCTCTGTACCGAACACGACATCCCGCTCATCGCCGACGAGATCCAGTCGGGCGTCGGTCGTACCGGGAAAATGTGGGCCTCCAACCACTACGATTTCGAACCGGACGTCATCACGAGCGCCAAGGCACTGCGCGTCGGCGCGACGATCTCGTCCGAGGAGATCTTCCCGGACGAAAAGAGCCGTCTCTCCTCGACGTGGGGTGCCGGCGATATCCTTTCCTCGATTCAGGGGACGCTCACGGTCGCAGCCATCCAGGAACACGACCTGCTTACCCACGCGGAACAGGCCGGCGAGCGGTTCGTGGGACAGCTCGAGGAGCTTCAGGCCGATCACCCCGAAACGGTCGTCGACGTTCGCGGACTCGGTCTCATGACTGCGATCGAATTCGATACGAAGGAACGTCGGGAAGCAGTCGTCGATGCTGCCCTCAAGCGGGGGCTACTGACGCTCGGATGCGGGCAGAAAACGCTCCGATTGCTCCCGCCGCTCGACGTTCGCGACCGCGAACTCGACATCGCCGTCGACCTCCTCGACGATGCGATCGACCACGTCGGATCGTAA
- the arcD gene encoding arginine/ornithine antiporter ArcD: MEYDITLFDELDPDARPSLGEALVPVAGMLSFLALGIGIYGLDPQFPLFWGITFTGLFSYYWLGVSWDTLYDGITQSLLMGIQVVFILFIVYALISTWIQAGTIPAMMYYGLSLLTPAVFLPMTAVITAVITFAIGSSWTAAGTLGVAFIGIGSGLGLPAPMTAGAILTGAYTGDKQSPLSDTTNLAAAVTNTDLYDHINAMRNGTTLAFVISVMLFAVLGLRASGSIPADRVGEIQTALAGTYTISPLAFFPIVVTFALAIYGISAIPALGTGIFAGAATALVLQGTGFEQIWSAAQSGTSPETGLEVVNELLASGGMVGGSWAVTIAISALALGGMLECTGIIAVLAHHLGRLSRSVASLTGVTAFSAVSMNVLAAEQYVSIVVPGITLRNLYEEKGLKSENLSRAIESSGTVTSALVPWNSGAVFMAGTLGVSTFDYAPYYFLGFLSPLILILMGVTGWNITHKESADAESTAVEHAEPVPAGDE, translated from the coding sequence ATGGAATACGATATTACACTCTTCGACGAACTCGATCCGGACGCCCGTCCCTCGTTAGGTGAGGCGTTGGTACCGGTTGCGGGAATGCTATCGTTCCTCGCCCTCGGAATCGGAATCTATGGGCTGGACCCGCAGTTCCCCCTCTTCTGGGGTATCACGTTTACCGGGTTGTTCAGTTACTACTGGCTCGGTGTCTCGTGGGATACGTTGTACGACGGGATCACCCAGAGTCTCCTTATGGGGATTCAGGTGGTGTTCATTCTCTTTATCGTGTATGCACTCATCTCCACGTGGATTCAGGCGGGAACGATACCCGCGATGATGTACTACGGGCTTAGTCTGTTGACTCCCGCAGTGTTCCTTCCGATGACCGCAGTGATCACTGCCGTGATCACGTTCGCCATCGGGTCCTCGTGGACGGCGGCAGGGACGCTCGGTGTCGCCTTTATCGGAATCGGCTCCGGGCTCGGCCTCCCCGCACCGATGACGGCCGGGGCGATCCTCACCGGGGCGTACACGGGTGACAAGCAATCGCCGCTGTCGGACACGACGAACCTCGCGGCAGCCGTCACCAACACCGATCTCTACGACCACATCAACGCGATGCGGAATGGAACCACGCTCGCGTTCGTGATCAGTGTCATGTTATTCGCGGTCCTCGGTCTCCGCGCCTCCGGATCTATTCCGGCCGACCGGGTTGGCGAGATACAGACGGCACTTGCCGGTACGTACACGATCTCCCCGCTCGCGTTCTTCCCGATCGTGGTAACGTTCGCGCTCGCGATATACGGTATTTCCGCGATTCCGGCCCTCGGGACGGGTATCTTTGCCGGCGCGGCGACCGCGCTCGTACTGCAAGGGACGGGCTTTGAGCAGATCTGGTCCGCGGCCCAGAGCGGTACGAGCCCCGAAACCGGACTCGAGGTCGTCAACGAACTTCTGGCGAGTGGCGGAATGGTCGGCGGCTCGTGGGCCGTTACGATCGCTATTTCGGCGCTTGCACTCGGCGGAATGCTCGAATGTACCGGTATCATCGCTGTCCTCGCTCACCATCTCGGCCGGCTGAGTCGTAGCGTCGCGAGCCTGACCGGCGTGACTGCGTTCTCGGCCGTGTCGATGAACGTTCTCGCTGCGGAGCAATACGTCAGCATCGTCGTTCCGGGGATCACGCTCCGGAACCTCTACGAGGAAAAAGGACTCAAGAGCGAAAACCTGTCTCGAGCAATCGAATCGTCCGGGACAGTGACGAGCGCGCTCGTCCCGTGGAACAGTGGTGCTGTCTTCATGGCGGGAACGCTCGGCGTCAGTACGTTCGACTATGCGCCGTACTATTTCCTGGGCTTCCTCTCGCCCCTGATACTCATCCTAATGGGTGTCACTGGATGGAACATCACGCATAAGGAATCAGCAGACGCGGAGAGTACCGCGGTCGAACACGCCGAACCCGTTCCAGCCGGGGACGAGTAA